From a single Porites lutea chromosome 10, jaPorLute2.1, whole genome shotgun sequence genomic region:
- the LOC140949865 gene encoding uncharacterized protein — protein sequence MTCNPTKCKEIIFRKKGFSQDIALVSNIPQCAELSILGVTFQQNCKYSSHVRAKVIKANKSLFVLGSLRKEGMSQEEVDHLFNAIVLPNFSYALPVYGASDSDLSVIQNFLDRCMKRKFMSKNVNIRDLLENVDKTLYKKRSNDPECPFFQFLPKEKNMRYNLRNTSVSVPRIYTDRFKNVFSNRIIFRYDM from the coding sequence ATGACatgcaatccaacaaaatgcaaggagatTATTTTCCGTAAGAAAGGTTTCAGTCAGGACATCGCGCTAGTTAGTAACATACCGCAGTGCGCAGAGTTATCCATATTAGGTGttactttccaacaaaattgtaaatacagtagtcaTGTGCGTGCGAAGGTAATTAAGGCGAACAAGTCATTATTCGTATTAGGATctttacgtaaggaaggaatgtcccaggaggaagtagatcacctttttaacgcaatagttttaccaaatttttcttacgcttTGCCTGTTTATGGTGCctcagattccgacctttctgtaatacagaattttttagaccggtgtatgaaaagaaagtttatgtccaagaatgtaaatatcagggatttgctagagaacgtggacaagacactctacaaaaaaagatcgaatgaccccgaatgcccgttcttccagtttttacctaaggaaaagaacatgaggtacaatcttagaaatacgtcagtctctgtccctagaatctacactgacaggtttaagaacgtttttagtaacagaataatttttagatatgatatgtaa